In Rickettsia endosymbiont of Gonocerus acuteangulatus, the following are encoded in one genomic region:
- a CDS encoding IS30 family transposase, translating to MHWWIIKSQKIILVLNNSKRATTVTNGFLRKIKTLPNSVRKTITMDNGKEFVGHVAYRLSGFQTFFCDPYRPRQKALVEKMNSMIHRILPKNTDITTVTQRGLDNVAEILNNMPRKIFGYKTPNEIWAENL from the coding sequence GTGCACTGGTGGATAATAAAGAGTCAAAAGATTATTTTAGTGCTGAATAACTCCAAGAGAGCTACAACAGTTACCAATGGTTTTTTAAGAAAGATAAAAACTCTTCCAAATAGTGTGAGAAAGACTATTACTATGGATAATGGCAAAGAGTTTGTGGGGCATGTTGCCTATAGACTATCTGGGTTTCAAACTTTCTTTTGTGATCCATACCGCCCTAGACAAAAAGCATTAGTGGAAAAAATGAATTCTATGATTCATAGAATTTTACCTAAAAATACAGATATTACTACCGTTACACAAAGAGGTCTTGACAATGTTGCTGAGATTTTAAATAACATGCCAAGAAAGATTTTTGGTTATAAAACCCCCAATGAAATTTGGGCAGAAAATTTATAG
- the mutM gene encoding bifunctional DNA-formamidopyrimidine glycosylase/DNA-(apurinic or apyrimidinic site) lyase codes for MPELPEVETLKNSLESKLIGLIIKKVEFKRDNLRYKLSADLAEQIVNTNIINVRRRAKYLIIDFDNDYSLIVHLGMSGRFTLQQNNYEVKKHDHVVFNLSNNEKLIFNDTRRFGMIYSFHTEFLEKDFFANLALEPLSDSFELQYLKSKLINKKVPIKNLLMDNRIVVGVGNIYASESLHLAKIHPDKLGKDLNDDEIKNLIAAVKNVLSKAIIAGGTTLKDFVNGDNKPGYFTQQLMVYARDGQECLSCSSSIIKTKHSGRSTFYCKICQKA; via the coding sequence ATGCCGGAACTTCCTGAAGTAGAAACTTTAAAAAACTCCCTAGAAAGTAAATTAATAGGGCTTATTATAAAGAAAGTGGAATTTAAAAGAGATAATCTACGTTATAAATTATCTGCTGATTTAGCCGAGCAAATCGTAAATACGAATATAATAAATGTTAGGCGTCGTGCCAAATATTTAATTATTGATTTTGATAATGATTATTCTTTAATCGTCCATTTGGGTATGAGCGGCAGATTTACTTTGCAACAAAATAATTATGAAGTCAAAAAACATGACCATGTAGTTTTTAACTTAAGTAATAATGAAAAACTGATTTTCAACGATACTAGAAGATTTGGAATGATTTATAGCTTTCATACTGAGTTTTTGGAGAAAGATTTTTTTGCTAATCTAGCATTAGAGCCTTTATCTGATTCGTTTGAGCTTCAATATTTAAAGAGTAAGCTGATTAATAAAAAAGTACCGATAAAAAACTTACTCATGGATAACAGAATTGTGGTTGGAGTTGGTAATATTTATGCTTCTGAAAGTCTTCATTTAGCTAAAATTCATCCTGATAAATTAGGAAAAGATTTAAACGATGATGAGATAAAGAATTTAATCGCAGCAGTTAAGAATGTTCTATCTAAAGCTATAATTGCCGGCGGCACTACTCTTAAAGATTTTGTTAATGGTGATAATAAACCTGGTTATTTTACTCAACAACTTATGGTTTATGCAAGAGATGGGCAGGAGTGCCTAAGTTGCTCTAGTAGCATTATTAAGACTAAACACTCAGGAAGAAGCACTTTTTATTGTAAAATCTGTCAAAAAGCTTGA
- a CDS encoding LptF/LptG family permease, with product MINLKTLSWYLAKLYFKCFFIILSILIGLLIISNLFDFLQKFKNMYVPFDFFWRFILYKVPYLLNQVSALISFTSMLFFLRNLTKNNELTAILSSGIHIWQVLIIPCIVTLILGIAFTTILNPIGALGLRKYDLLEAKLTKKTHNEAVISKSGLLFFEALNGKNQIIQTQFINISEKKLNNVTVLFIDNNNNFLKRIDALYGIIENKSLHLNRVKVFTKDSTEAYNSLTIPTNLSVNSLVNKFTHPEMVSIWNLPKLIDELLNSGLPITNYQVYYYKQLFKPAMMIATIILASCFISLKQRDNSQEKILILGLFSGFIVYSLSEILLKVLTYNILSLIAAILLPSMLIFFISNFIILHYKEI from the coding sequence ATGATTAATTTAAAAACACTTTCTTGGTATCTTGCTAAATTATATTTTAAGTGTTTTTTCATAATATTATCTATTTTAATTGGATTATTAATCATATCCAATCTCTTTGATTTCTTACAAAAATTCAAAAATATGTATGTGCCTTTTGATTTTTTTTGGCGATTTATATTATATAAAGTTCCATATCTTTTGAATCAAGTTTCTGCTTTAATCAGCTTTACTTCTATGCTTTTTTTCCTTAGAAACTTAACAAAAAATAATGAATTGACTGCTATACTATCTAGTGGTATTCATATTTGGCAGGTATTGATAATTCCGTGTATCGTGACTTTAATTTTAGGTATAGCCTTTACGACTATATTAAATCCTATCGGTGCTTTAGGCTTACGAAAATATGATTTACTAGAAGCAAAGCTTACTAAAAAAACACATAATGAAGCAGTAATATCTAAATCAGGTTTATTATTTTTTGAAGCTTTAAACGGAAAAAATCAAATAATTCAAACACAATTTATTAATATTTCTGAGAAAAAATTAAATAATGTTACAGTTTTATTTATCGATAATAACAACAACTTCTTAAAGAGAATTGATGCATTATATGGCATCATTGAGAATAAATCACTGCATTTAAATAGGGTCAAAGTTTTTACAAAAGATAGTACAGAAGCATATAATAGCTTAACTATACCAACTAATTTATCTGTTAACAGCTTGGTCAATAAGTTTACTCATCCTGAAATGGTTTCCATTTGGAATCTACCTAAATTAATCGATGAATTATTAAATTCAGGTCTACCTATTACTAACTACCAAGTTTATTATTATAAGCAACTATTTAAACCTGCAATGATGATAGCGACTATAATTTTAGCCAGTTGTTTTATTAGCCTAAAACAACGTGATAATTCACAGGAAAAAATATTAATATTAGGATTATTTTCAGGTTTTATAGTATATTCATTATCAGAAATATTACTTAAAGTATTGACCTATAATATTCTATCTTTAATTGCTGCTATTTTGTTACCAAGTATGTTAATATTTTTTATTAGTAACTTTATTATTTTACATTATAAAGAAATTTAA
- a CDS encoding IS630 transposase-related protein: MARAYAIELRLRVIKAVEAGIRISKVSKLFNVSRDTIYKWKKLKDKQGTLEAATGYQKGHSHKIKDSESFKEFFKANMNKTSKELAKQWGNIASVTILRQIRKLGYSYKQNSFSSEKRY; encoded by the coding sequence ATGGCACGAGCATATGCAATAGAACTAAGACTAAGAGTTATAAAAGCTGTAGAAGCAGGGATACGAATAAGTAAGGTAAGTAAATTATTTAATGTAAGTCGTGATACTATATATAAATGGAAAAAATTAAAAGATAAGCAAGGTACTTTAGAAGCAGCAACTGGTTATCAGAAAGGACATAGTCATAAGATAAAAGATTCAGAATCTTTTAAAGAATTTTTTAAAGCTAATATGAATAAAACATCAAAGGAGTTAGCAAAGCAATGGGGTAATATTGCATCTGTAACTATTTTAAGACAAATCAGAAAACTTGGCTATAGCTATAAACAAAACTCATTTTCATCCGAAAAGAGATATTAA
- the mreC gene encoding rod shape-determining protein MreC, translating into MAILANRVKNSSSSLELVRTILVTLKRFFIIFFLGLSLYLFFVSPKKIFNISIEITGSVLSAGLVFYENIFESVNSIKQKFVYFQDLEKRNIELELEVARLKHLQSEVESVRAENIALKDLLTVTEEEEFKYVTAKLLSVSFSPFSKTALISAGRKHGVEPDQIVTTNSQVLVGKVIEVSNNYAKVMLISDVNSRIPIKTSSSRERGILAGNNNNSKILYLPNNHLVQKDEEIITSGHGSTYPAGILVGYVSKVTENDVIVNIAADLSKTDFVQVLLPKE; encoded by the coding sequence ATGGCAATACTTGCGAATAGAGTAAAAAATTCTTCAAGTTCCTTGGAGCTAGTGAGAACTATATTAGTTACTCTTAAACGCTTTTTTATCATATTTTTTCTTGGATTATCTTTGTATTTATTTTTTGTTTCACCTAAAAAAATATTCAATATATCTATTGAAATAACAGGCAGCGTATTATCAGCTGGATTAGTATTTTATGAAAATATATTTGAAAGTGTAAATTCTATAAAACAAAAATTTGTTTATTTTCAAGATCTAGAAAAACGAAATATAGAGCTTGAGCTTGAAGTAGCAAGACTTAAGCATCTTCAGAGCGAAGTAGAATCAGTAAGGGCTGAAAATATTGCTCTAAAAGATCTTTTAACAGTTACTGAGGAAGAAGAATTTAAATATGTTACTGCTAAGTTATTAAGTGTGTCTTTTAGTCCTTTTTCTAAAACAGCATTAATTTCTGCTGGTAGAAAACACGGAGTTGAACCTGATCAAATTGTTACTACTAATTCACAAGTATTAGTAGGTAAAGTAATAGAAGTAAGTAATAATTATGCTAAAGTGATGCTAATTAGTGATGTTAACTCTAGAATACCCATTAAAACAAGTTCCTCGAGAGAACGAGGCATTTTAGCAGGTAATAATAACAATAGTAAAATTTTATACTTACCTAATAATCATTTAGTACAGAAAGATGAAGAGATAATCACTTCTGGTCACGGCAGTACTTACCCAGCAGGTATCTTAGTGGGTTATGTTTCTAAAGTTACAGAAAATGATGTTATAGTTAACATCGCTGCCGATCTATCTAAAACTGACTTTGTGCAAGTATTATTGCCTAAAGAGTAA
- the ubiB gene encoding 2-polyprenylphenol 6-hydroxylase, whose translation MICNFFNLIRIFHIISKKQILTNTDYVKIPVYLKFIGYILVLFFAPLSLFRKSKEDYGKRLIDTLSSLGPIYIKFGQTLSTRPDLVGAQIADYLRLLQDKLPPFDSKVARGIIEREFLCHPRENGDPEKKLLDSRLRGNDIEGSGNDIEEGGMTTIFIHFNDTPIAAASISQVHKAQLTTGEYVTVKILRPDIHKKYNRDIKLLYFLAKIASKFSKAKRLKPLKVVDKFHETMKFELDLRLEVAAAAELADNMRKDHNVIIPKIYWDLTSENILTTQWLEGTSIYDTSLLKEMGLEPAKIAQNFAVMFFNQVYRDGFFHADLHPGNILVDKQGKLILLDFGIMGRLKEKDRLAIAESLFGFLSRDYKLVAKVHLRAGYVPINTDLDLFAQSCRAVTEPVVGKNISVGKLLAHLFKITEDFGMEVQPDLLLLQKTLIMVEGIGRQLDENINMWQLAEPWIKKWAIKNLSPEAKILRLVKHHLEKLYDKIDELD comes from the coding sequence ATGATTTGTAATTTTTTTAATCTAATACGCATTTTTCATATCATTAGCAAAAAACAAATTTTGACTAATACAGATTATGTTAAAATACCGGTATATTTAAAGTTTATCGGCTATATATTAGTATTATTCTTTGCTCCATTATCGTTATTTAGAAAATCAAAAGAAGATTACGGCAAACGCTTAATAGACACTTTAAGCAGCCTTGGACCGATTTATATAAAATTTGGGCAGACACTTTCTACCAGACCAGATTTAGTAGGAGCACAAATAGCAGATTACTTAAGATTATTACAGGATAAATTACCACCATTTGATAGTAAGGTGGCAAGGGGAATAATAGAGAGGGAATTTTTATGTCATCCCCGTGAAAACGGGGATCCAGAAAAAAAATTATTGGATTCCCGCCTCCGCGGGAATGACATAGAGGGAAGCGGGAACGACATAGAGGAAGGCGGGATGACAACAATATTCATCCACTTCAATGACACACCCATAGCTGCTGCATCGATCTCGCAGGTACATAAGGCACAGCTTACAACAGGTGAATATGTAACGGTAAAAATATTGCGTCCTGATATTCATAAAAAATATAACCGGGATATTAAACTACTATATTTCCTTGCAAAAATCGCCTCAAAATTCTCAAAAGCAAAAAGGCTAAAACCTCTTAAAGTAGTTGATAAATTTCATGAAACTATGAAATTTGAGCTTGATTTACGTCTCGAGGTTGCTGCTGCTGCAGAGCTTGCTGATAATATGCGTAAAGATCATAACGTAATAATTCCTAAAATATATTGGGATTTAACATCAGAAAATATACTAACTACACAATGGTTAGAAGGCACTTCCATATATGATACTTCACTATTAAAAGAAATGGGGCTAGAGCCGGCAAAAATAGCCCAAAACTTTGCCGTAATGTTCTTTAATCAAGTTTATAGAGACGGTTTTTTCCATGCTGATTTACACCCAGGAAATATTTTAGTAGATAAACAAGGTAAGCTCATTCTACTTGATTTCGGTATTATGGGTAGACTTAAAGAAAAAGATCGTTTAGCTATTGCTGAAAGCTTATTCGGATTTTTAAGCCGTGATTATAAATTAGTTGCTAAAGTACATTTAAGAGCCGGTTACGTCCCTATAAATACCGATTTAGACTTATTTGCTCAAAGTTGCAGAGCTGTTACCGAACCGGTCGTTGGTAAGAATATTTCGGTAGGTAAGTTACTTGCTCATCTATTTAAAATCACTGAAGATTTTGGCATGGAAGTCCAACCGGATTTATTATTATTACAGAAAACTTTAATAATGGTCGAAGGAATAGGCAGACAATTAGACGAAAACATTAATATGTGGCAACTCGCCGAACCTTGGATTAAAAAATGGGCTATCAAAAACCTTAGCCCTGAAGCAAAAATATTACGTCTAGTAAAGCATCATTTGGAAAAATTGTATGATAAAATAGATGAATTAGACTAA
- a CDS encoding IS30 family transposase, which produces MEIKRMYDLGVSINKIAQHLTRSKSTISMELKRNKVKDKYMPCVAQEKYENRMYQQELLKIEKNPMLLDYIKNAMIRKKWLPDAIAGKLKLDKNTVLCISTESIYRFVYTSAVAAKLKLYSYLPSKRYKRQERGKRRQRIIIPQRISIHQRDAIATKKVEVGHFEADLTFHKGNQSMNIGALVDNKESKDYFSAE; this is translated from the coding sequence TTGGAGATAAAAAGAATGTATGACCTAGGAGTCAGTATTAATAAGATAGCACAACATCTTACGAGGTCTAAAAGCACTATTAGTATGGAGCTAAAAAGAAATAAGGTAAAAGATAAGTATATGCCTTGTGTTGCTCAGGAAAAATATGAAAACAGGATGTATCAGCAAGAGTTATTAAAAATAGAAAAGAACCCTATGTTGTTAGATTATATTAAAAATGCTATGATTCGCAAGAAATGGTTGCCGGATGCTATAGCCGGAAAGTTAAAACTAGACAAAAATACAGTTTTGTGTATCAGTACAGAAAGTATATATAGATTTGTTTACACTTCTGCAGTAGCAGCTAAATTAAAGTTATATAGCTATTTACCTTCTAAAAGATATAAAAGGCAAGAAAGAGGGAAGAGGCGTCAAAGGATCATTATACCACAAAGGATCTCAATACATCAGCGTGATGCAATAGCTACGAAAAAGGTAGAAGTAGGGCATTTTGAGGCAGATCTTACATTTCATAAAGGTAATCAAAGTATGAATATTGGTGCACTGGTGGATAATAAAGAGTCAAAAGATTATTTTAGTGCTGAATAA
- a CDS encoding transposase has translation MSKRIKLQAIPINRTDYCQFLIVSQKNYSLTYYAEHAKKCSHDVINRFLRNEKYTPSLLWEHIKNDVIFSSNGYTIFDDTVLNKRNTKQIEIARSQYSGATGRVTKGIGVVSLVYYNPDINKFWVIDYRIFAPDHDGATKLEHLLNMLNNAVYSKKIPFQTVLFDTWYSTHKIMQHVDSLGKYYYAPIKANRNVSKTHDSKPYKAVKELTFSDEEIRHGVEIHIKGFAKNKHVNLFKFTVSTNRVEYVVTNNKTHKSSKAAQDECGFRWVIESMHREIKQLTGIERCQCRKQRIQRNHISWAFLVWAFLKRTANTIGKTVYQIKLGLLDDYMQQQLRSPSLRYLEPNIA, from the coding sequence ATGTCAAAGAGGATAAAGTTGCAAGCAATACCAATTAATAGGACAGATTATTGTCAATTTTTAATAGTTAGCCAAAAGAATTATAGTTTAACCTACTACGCTGAACATGCAAAGAAATGTAGTCATGATGTTATTAATAGATTTTTAAGGAATGAAAAATATACACCTTCTTTGTTATGGGAACACATCAAGAATGATGTTATTTTTTCATCTAATGGATATACAATATTTGATGATACGGTTTTAAATAAAAGGAATACGAAGCAAATAGAAATTGCAAGATCGCAGTACAGTGGAGCTACAGGTAGAGTTACTAAAGGTATAGGAGTAGTGAGTCTGGTATATTATAACCCTGATATTAATAAGTTTTGGGTAATAGATTATCGAATTTTTGCACCTGATCATGATGGAGCAACAAAACTAGAACACCTATTAAACATGTTAAATAATGCTGTTTATAGCAAGAAGATTCCTTTTCAAACAGTACTTTTTGACACATGGTATTCTACACACAAAATTATGCAACATGTTGACTCTCTGGGGAAATATTATTATGCCCCTATTAAAGCCAATAGAAACGTTAGTAAAACGCACGATTCTAAACCTTATAAAGCTGTAAAAGAGTTGACATTTTCAGATGAAGAGATCAGGCATGGAGTAGAGATTCATATAAAAGGCTTTGCTAAAAATAAGCATGTTAATTTGTTTAAATTTACTGTTTCTACCAACAGAGTTGAGTATGTTGTTACCAATAACAAAACTCACAAATCTTCTAAAGCTGCACAAGATGAGTGTGGCTTTCGATGGGTAATTGAGAGCATGCACAGAGAAATTAAGCAACTTACTGGGATAGAACGTTGTCAATGCAGGAAACAGCGTATTCAACGTAATCATATTAGTTGGGCATTTTTAGTTTGGGCATTTCTCAAAAGGACTGCAAATACAATCGGTAAAACGGTTTACCAAATAAAGTTAGGGCTTTTAGATGACTATATGCAACAACAGCTGCGTTCTCCATCTTTACGATATTTAGAACCAAACATAGCGTAA
- a CDS encoding AAA domain-containing protein encodes MLYKLKIENQVDGFCINNIGTIHAFQGKENDTVIMMLGAQHPEDKGARGIMTSKPNVLNVGISRAKNNLYVIGNAEFWLKPKYMQEIYNILDIFNQSKCRYLVIRRLAYLYNALLYG; translated from the coding sequence ATGCTATATAAGCTAAAAATCGAAAATCAGGTTGATGGTTTTTGTATTAACAATATCGGCACGATCCATGCTTTTCAGGGCAAAGAAAACGATACGGTAATTATGATGCTAGGAGCTCAACATCCTGAAGATAAGGGAGCAAGAGGCATCATGACAAGTAAGCCGAATGTCTTAAACGTTGGTATTAGTAGGGCTAAAAATAATCTCTATGTTATCGGTAATGCGGAGTTTTGGCTAAAGCCTAAATATATGCAGGAAATATATAATATACTTGATATATTCAATCAATCTAAATGCAGGTATCTCGTTATTCGTCGACTCGCCTATCTGTACAATGCTTTGTTGTACGGATAA
- a CDS encoding rod shape-determining protein, which translates to MIMKFLEGFSSGMAIDLGTANTIVYQKGRGIVLREPSVVALIKKDGSFVPYAFGHEAKMMLGRTPTDIEAKRPLKDGVIADFKGAEEMIKYFIKMVHNRRSFFGPTIVVCVPSGSTPVERRAIQEAAESAGGKDVYLIEEPMAAAIGAGLPVTEATGSMIVDIGGGTTEVAVLSLCGIVYARSVRVGGDKMDEAIISYIRRHYNLLIGEATAEKIKQEIGAAYVDQNAEPRVMEIKGRDLIYGIPKEMVLNERQIADSLIEPVSQIVEAVKVALEATPPELSSDIVDKGIVLTGGGSLLRNLDFVLSEATKLPVIIADDALSCVALGTGKALEDFTKLKHVLFKQD; encoded by the coding sequence ATGATAATGAAATTTTTGGAAGGATTTTCTTCCGGTATGGCTATTGACCTTGGAACAGCGAATACTATCGTATATCAAAAAGGACGTGGTATTGTTCTACGTGAACCTTCAGTAGTTGCATTAATAAAAAAAGATGGCTCTTTTGTGCCTTATGCTTTTGGTCATGAAGCAAAAATGATGCTTGGTCGTACTCCAACTGATATTGAAGCTAAAAGACCTTTAAAAGACGGCGTAATTGCCGATTTCAAAGGTGCAGAAGAAATGATTAAGTACTTTATTAAAATGGTACATAATCGTCGTTCTTTTTTTGGTCCAACGATTGTTGTTTGTGTACCGTCAGGCTCTACCCCTGTTGAACGCCGTGCTATTCAAGAAGCAGCAGAAAGTGCGGGTGGTAAGGATGTATATTTAATTGAAGAGCCTATGGCGGCAGCAATTGGTGCAGGGCTTCCTGTAACAGAAGCAACTGGCTCAATGATTGTTGATATCGGCGGCGGTACCACAGAAGTTGCAGTTTTGTCACTATGTGGCATAGTATATGCAAGGTCCGTAAGAGTCGGTGGCGACAAGATGGATGAAGCGATTATTTCATATATAAGAAGGCATTATAACCTCCTAATTGGTGAGGCTACAGCTGAAAAGATAAAGCAAGAAATAGGTGCTGCTTATGTAGATCAAAATGCAGAACCAAGGGTTATGGAAATAAAAGGTCGTGATTTAATTTATGGCATTCCAAAGGAAATGGTATTGAATGAAAGGCAAATTGCTGATAGTCTAATAGAACCGGTAAGTCAAATTGTTGAGGCGGTAAAAGTAGCATTAGAGGCGACGCCTCCTGAATTATCTTCGGATATAGTGGATAAAGGAATAGTGCTAACAGGTGGTGGCTCATTACTTCGAAATCTTGATTTTGTTCTTAGTGAGGCAACAAAATTACCTGTGATAATTGCAGATGATGCACTATCATGTGTAGCACTCGGCACAGGAAAAGCACTTGAAGATTTTACAAAACTGAAACATGTACTATTTAAACAGGATTAA
- the ubiE gene encoding bifunctional demethylmenaquinone methyltransferase/2-methoxy-6-polyprenyl-1,4-benzoquinol methylase UbiE — translation MNQTNFGFKKIKANEKQSLVNSVFSNVADKYDLMNDLMSFGMHRLWKDEFIRQIPNLNSNILDVASGSGDIALKLAKKAKDRGSNISLTLSDINEEMLRQAKKKSIDLNLFQNLKFTVASAEELPFPDNSFDYYTIAFGIRNVPDINKALKEAYRVLKPMGKKFVCLEFSKVKESLLQDFYKFYSFNVIPKIGQIITGNKEAYDYLVESIDLFPSQDEFRIMIKEAGFEEINYKNLNGGIVAIHSAYKL, via the coding sequence ATGAACCAAACAAATTTTGGATTTAAGAAAATAAAAGCAAACGAAAAACAATCGCTTGTAAATAGCGTTTTTTCTAACGTTGCTGATAAATACGACTTAATGAATGATCTTATGAGCTTTGGAATGCATCGCTTATGGAAAGATGAGTTTATTAGACAAATCCCCAATCTTAACTCTAATATATTAGATGTTGCTAGCGGTAGCGGCGATATTGCTTTGAAGCTTGCTAAAAAAGCGAAAGATAGGGGTAGTAACATCTCTTTAACTTTAAGCGATATTAATGAAGAGATGCTAAGGCAGGCTAAGAAAAAATCAATTGATCTAAACCTATTTCAGAATCTTAAATTTACTGTAGCAAGTGCCGAAGAATTACCATTTCCTGATAATAGCTTTGACTATTATACCATTGCATTTGGGATTCGAAACGTTCCTGATATTAATAAAGCTCTAAAAGAAGCTTATAGAGTTTTAAAACCGATGGGTAAGAAGTTTGTATGTCTTGAATTTTCTAAGGTAAAAGAAAGTTTATTGCAAGATTTCTACAAATTCTACTCGTTTAATGTTATCCCTAAAATTGGTCAAATAATTACCGGCAATAAAGAAGCCTATGACTATTTAGTCGAGAGTATAGATTTATTTCCATCACAAGATGAGTTTAGAATAATGATTAAAGAAGCAGGCTTTGAAGAAATCAACTATAAAAATTTGAATGGTGGAATTGTCGCCATCCACAGTGCATATAAGTTATGA
- a CDS encoding transposase: protein MSKRIKLQAIPINRTDYCQFLIVSQKNYSLTYYAEHAKKCSHDVINRFLRNEKYTPSLLWEHIKNDVIFSSNGYTIFDDTVLNKRNTKQIEIARSQYSGATGRVTKGIGVVSLVYYNPDINKFWVIDYRIFAPDHDGATKLEHLLNMLNNAVYSKKIPFQTVLFDTWYSTHKIMQHVDSLGKYYYAPIKANRNVSKTHDSKPYKAVKELTFSDEEIRHGVEIHIKGFAKNKHVNLFKFTVSTNRVEYVVTNNKTHKSSKAAQDECGFRWVIESMHREIKQLTGIERCQCRKQRLQRNHISCAFLVWAFLKRTANTIGKTVYQIKLGLLDDYMQQQLRSPSLRYLEPNIA, encoded by the coding sequence ATGTCAAAGAGGATAAAGTTGCAAGCAATACCAATTAATAGGACAGATTATTGTCAATTTTTAATAGTTAGCCAAAAGAATTATAGTTTAACCTACTACGCTGAACATGCAAAGAAATGTAGTCATGATGTTATTAATAGATTTTTAAGGAATGAAAAATATACACCTTCTTTGTTATGGGAACACATCAAGAATGATGTTATTTTTTCATCTAATGGATATACAATATTTGATGATACGGTTTTAAATAAAAGGAATACGAAGCAAATAGAAATTGCAAGATCGCAGTACAGTGGAGCTACAGGTAGAGTTACTAAAGGTATAGGAGTAGTGAGTCTGGTATATTATAACCCTGATATTAATAAGTTTTGGGTAATAGATTATCGAATTTTTGCACCTGATCATGATGGAGCAACAAAACTAGAACACCTATTAAACATGTTAAATAATGCTGTTTATAGCAAGAAGATTCCTTTTCAAACAGTACTTTTTGACACATGGTATTCTACACACAAAATTATGCAACATGTTGACTCTCTGGGGAAATATTATTATGCCCCTATTAAAGCCAATAGAAACGTTAGTAAAACGCACGATTCTAAACCTTATAAAGCTGTAAAAGAGTTGACATTTTCAGATGAAGAGATCAGGCATGGAGTAGAGATTCATATAAAAGGCTTTGCTAAAAATAAGCATGTTAATTTGTTTAAATTTACTGTTTCTACCAACAGAGTTGAGTATGTTGTTACCAATAACAAAACTCACAAATCTTCTAAAGCTGCACAAGATGAGTGTGGCTTTCGATGGGTAATTGAGAGCATGCACAGAGAAATTAAGCAACTTACTGGGATAGAACGTTGTCAATGCAGGAAACAGCGTCTTCAACGTAATCATATTAGTTGTGCATTTTTAGTTTGGGCATTTCTCAAAAGGACTGCAAATACAATCGGTAAAACGGTTTACCAAATAAAGTTAGGGCTTTTAGATGACTATATGCAACAACAGCTGCGTTCTCCATCTTTACGATATTTAGAACCAAACATAGCGTAA